The genomic segment CACAGCCTCCTGCACCTACGCCCTATTCTAGTCACGCAACCGCCGAACTCAATAGCTTTGAAGAAAAAACTTGGCAGCCGGCCTTGCTCAGCCAGGCCGCAAACTTGCCCCCACCATAGAACTCTGCCACAGTATTTCGACAAAAAAGGGCAAAACCCGCTGTCATGCGAACACGGGCCGAAATAAAAGAAATAATCCCTGCGAAAAACACCCGAACCTCGGCGAAGGCTATTTCAACCCGCGTTTCGGCTGCCCCGCGTTGACAACCGTGGCAATCTCCTCGGCCGTCAGGCCGCGATCCAGTAGTTCGCGTTTCAGCGTGTCATCCAGCCGATTCTTGTGGATTCGATATGCCGTGACCGAGAGTATCGCGACGATCCCGACGATTGCGAAAATCGATAGGATAACAATCGCCGTAACGTCTCCCGCAGCCACCCCACGTGAAATCCACTCCCAGAAATTTGTGGGCGTTGCGTGCATCACTAAATCCCTCCCATCAAGGCAATTCTTACCACACGATCACGTAGCCCAAACCGCTATCTAGCAGCTGGTTTTTTCGTTCGGCGACTTCGCGAGCACGATCCGCTCGATTTCCTCGGCGCTGAGCCCGCGCTCGACCAATTCTCGCTTCAGCTGCAAATCTTCCCGATGGGAAGCGTAGATCCGAACTTGGATTACCAACAAACGTAACAGTCCAAACAAGCTGCCGATCAGTACGATCAATACCACCATGTTGAACGGGGATTGCAGGTTCATTATCGATTGAAACAAATCGCTCATGGCGTCACCCTTCCAGATTGGCTGGGGCAGTAATAGCGGCTCTGCTAGACCCCGCTGAACCTATCCTACCGCGAGCCAGTCTTCTATTCGTTGGTTATCCCGGAATCTTGGCTCTGGTTACGCGATAGCAGATGTCCTGGGAAGGAGACGTGGGGAGGACGCCGCTGGCCCAATTTGTGCCTTTGGGGGTCGTCGCGTCCAGTTCGCCTAGTCATCAACGCCGCACCACATTGTGCCTATTTTTTAGGCACGGCTGTTCTCCCGCTCGTTGACACCTCGCCGTAACATATTTACGCTAAACATGTTGCTTAATTTACCTATATTGGCGATTCAAGGTTAACGTCGCCTTTCACCCTCTGGATTCCTGACTTGGCCGATAAGCCCTGGAGCGGAGTTTTTGACCGGGCGACCGACTGCCGCGTCGAGAAGTTCACTGAAAGCGTGAGCTTCGACTGCCGGCTCTACGCTCACGACATCCGTGGCTCGATCGCCCATGCCCAAATGCTCTCCAAGGTGGGGATTCTCACCGATGACGAGCGGCACCAGATCGTCACCGGCCTCGAACAAATCGGCCACGAAATCGCCGCCCGCCAGTTCCAGTTCCGCCAGGAGCTGGAAGACGTTCACATGAACATCGAGCGGGCGCTCATCGACCGGATTGGTGATGTCGGCCGCAAGCTGCATACCGGTCGCAGCCGCAATGACCAGGTATCGACCGATCTGCGGCTCTGGGTCCGCGATGAAATCGACGCGATGTCGAGCCGGCTCGAAGCTCTGCAGCGGGCCTTTTTTGACCGCGCGGAACGCGATGCCGGCGTCGTCCTGCCCGGTTACACCCACATGCAGCGGGCCCAGCCCGTGCTGGCCGCCCACTATTGGCTCGCCTACATCGAAAAACTTGAGCGCGACCGGCAGCGACTTGCCGACTGCCGGACCCGCGTTAACCAGCTTCCGCTCGGTTCCGCCGCACTCGCTGGTACGAGCATCCCGATTGACCGCCAGATGGTGGCCGAGGAACTCGAATTCGACGGCATTGTCGCCAACAGTCTCGACGCCTCGAGCGACCGCGACTTCGTGCTGGAATTCGCCTTCGCGCTGGCAACGATCGCCACGCACCTGAGCGGCTGGGCCGAGGAATGGATCCTCTGGTCCACCACGGAATTCGGTTTTATTCGCCTCCCGCAGGAATTCTGCACCGGCTCCTCGATCATGCCACAAAAGATCAACCCC from the Pirellulales bacterium genome contains:
- the argH gene encoding argininosuccinate lyase, with the translated sequence MADKPWSGVFDRATDCRVEKFTESVSFDCRLYAHDIRGSIAHAQMLSKVGILTDDERHQIVTGLEQIGHEIAARQFQFRQELEDVHMNIERALIDRIGDVGRKLHTGRSRNDQVSTDLRLWVRDEIDAMSSRLEALQRAFFDRAERDAGVVLPGYTHMQRAQPVLAAHYWLAYIEKLERDRQRLADCRTRVNQLPLGSAALAGTSIPIDRQMVAEELEFDGIVANSLDASSDRDFVLEFAFALATIATHLSGWAEEWILWSTTEFGFIRLPQEFCTGSSIMPQKINPDVLELIRGRTGRVVGNLVSLLVLVKGLPLAYNRDLQEDKQRLFDSVDTVAACLELAAPLVAGAELNRARIAARLDEGYLDATTLMEHLVLKGVPQRTAHEIIGKLVATAMKRGVPLADLPLEEFRATHSSLDDSVFGVLGTNRAVETFSSYGSTNPEQVAHQLELWRERLSTNA